AGTCCAATGAAGTAGACACACCAAGAATGATTAAAGCGAACAGGATGCATCTGACCACAATTTGGAGCGCCACAGCAAAGGGCCTGAATGTGGCCAGTAGCGTAGTGGTTAAGGTACTTGACAGGGACCCGCAAGGTcggtggttcgatccccggtgtAGCCACAGCcgttgggcccttgagcaaggcccttaaccctgcattgctccaggggtGATTctctcctgcttagtctaatcagCTGTACGTTGCCAATAATGTAATGAATATTTATGTGAATgatttgtatttgatttgaaataaattatataaaaaattataaaaatgtTTTCACTTTGTTATAATGGGTTATTGTTAGTGTAGATTGATGGGAAAAATGGCAATATCCTTATGTAAACCTACACCAGGGattgaaccgccaaccttgtgGGTTCCAGTCATGTACCTAAACGATTAGGTTTAAATTTAATACCAATTAAATGGTGGTATATTAGACTAGCATTCTTAGCATTCTGTAGAATTGAATTCCCTCGCCACCACTGAGCAGTTGCACTGACAGGCCGCGGGGGTCCAACGGTATTTACTTAGTGTGCAAAAgtgtgtggtgtgattctcTTGCCAATGATATTGATGTTACTTTGCttgttctctttccctctcccattCACAGATGCTGGTGGTTATCCCTGATTGGTTTACCGATTTAAGGTTCCATGTGCCTGGGAGAAGATGGCAACCCCACTTGTGTAGCAATTATTGGTAGTTTCTGTCAAGGGTTATGGTTCCTTACTGGGGAAGGGGATCTGTGTCTTTGTTTAGTGTTATTTTGCTTATGGTTGATTTAAGGCAAGCCCTGGGTTCGATGGCCCATTATGTGGTTAGCCCAGGAGCTTACCTGCTGGATCCCTGGACTCATTTATTGTATGTCAATGttcttttgtatttttgtaagaaAATAAATGTTTCTTTTTAAGTCAAGTTTGGTTTAAAGTTTGGTATGAGCCTCAAAAGTAAGCAAGTCATGTCAGGTCGTAACAATtgaaagaaagggggagagatttATTGAGATTTTAATTATATCCAAAGACAATGAGGTTATTTTTTTTGTGGGAAAAGTTCAAGTGTAGGGAGCACCATGCACTGTTGAATATGGTACAGAACACCATGAGTTTCTGTTTCTGGTTATAAACAGGAAGGGAATTTCTAAAGGCACTAGTCAGTTTGTTTGGGATAGGATGTGTTCAGTACCTACCTGAGCAGTCTCCATCTTCAGTTTGTTGATGGCAAGACTGTTCCTCTGCAGGCTGCTGGCACTGAGAGACAGAAGCTGCTTCAGACTCTTAATATCATCCTCAACCTTCAGCATGGCCTTGGAGGACATCCTGCTGATCTCCTCTTCAACCTGTTTCTGCTCCTTCACAAACTTCCTGTAAAGCACAGAAGAGTCAGAGCAGGCCTCTATTGGAGTCTCTCACTGGACACCAAGAAATGCAGATGGAAATGAGCTCTGGTCACATATATCACAGTGAAAATTATGTTAAAAATGACACATACTGCCTGTGAAATAAATTAAAAGAATAAGTAATCTTACTGGAAATTTTCAACATCTTGGCAGATGAGGGGTGGGAGATTGTCATCCTTCAGAGCCTTGCTATCCCTAAGGGAAGAaacagaaaggaaagagagaaagaagaaaaaatagtGTGTCAGAAAGGGCACTCTGGGGATGTATTtctgttggtgtgtggggttcttATTCTCTGGGtgttgggagtgtgtggggtaccaattctgtgggtgtgtgcagcCCTGGCAGTGTAACATGACTCATTcactttgtgagtgtgtgataaGTGCGGGACAGTATTGGGCATGTGCAGTACTTACTCTGGCCTGGCCCCAGAGGATTTATTATTCTTCTCGGAGGAGCTTAAATCAATACCACCAAGACCTACACTGGTGGAAGCTGGAGGGGCACTAGAGGTTGAAGTGGAGATGAGAGCCCCCAAACCCAGCCCCCCGAGAGCCGGCTGTCCCAAAGCTGcaacagagagcaagagagagatcaGAAACATGCACATAAacccacatgcacagacacagacagacagacacagacagatgtgtAATGAGTATCTTTACCGGCATTAGCTGTGTTAAAAAGGTTGGAGCCCAGTCCAGAGGTAGTGCCCAATGTGAGCCCAGAGGGGATGGTGCCAGAGGTGGCGGGTGTTGCTCCCAGGGTGAGAGCGAAGCCGGTAGAGCTGGCCTGGGGGACCGGGGCAGTGGAGGTGAGGGCGGTGCCAAGGGTCAGGCCCGTGGGAGGAGCGGACGCGGTGAGGGAGAAGGGTGCGGCTGATGCTGCCGGTTTTCCAAAACCCAGGAAGGtgttgttggtggtggtggttgcaGCTGGAGCCCCTGAGGTAAACAGCACGTAAACCTCAAAATTTACTTTACAGTTAACTAGCTAAATGCTTATAACTATTTATATAATAGGTGCAGCTACAATGAGTTGCCAATCACCAAGCACAACGGATTGATTGACCACCATTTGGAGTTGAATGAAGCTTCCTGAGCAATCACTGCTATTTTAGGGTCTGTGAGCCCCATTACTAGATGTGGATGTAAATGGCCATGTCCAGTGATCCGTGTAGGAACAACAGCCCTTTAAATACATAGTCCTCCCATTGTATGTGAGCATTTGATGACTGCCTAAGGTCTGTGACCCAGAGACATTACCAGACACTGGGCATCTCCCCAGTTGATGCTCTGCAAGGCTtgtattacagccatttttattTCCTTTTAGGCTATACTTGGTTTCAGCCTCGTCTTCAGCAGGTGAAAAGCATGTTTATCTGGATTCAGATTGGCCAATGGATTTGGAGTCATTTGAGCAGATAAGATGTTTCTGTATACTGAATTCATCCCGCTGCTGCCATCAACAGTCACATCATCAATAAAAACAAGTTCCAGTGGCAGCCATGTATGCCTAAGCCATAACACTACGTCCTTCACAGATGAGGGTACTCTGTATCAAAAGCAATTGCTTTCTTTGTCAACTTTTCCCTTTCCATGACTTTGGTCCAGGTTAATACATCAGTCCCTAAGAGTTTGTTCCAGAagtttttaaaaatattttttaaatttgcAAACTAACCTGGCTGTTCTGCGCTTTAGACATACAAGTGGTTTGCACCATCTGAGGTGACGCTGGTGTAGTCCTTTCTTTATTTTAATCTTGCCTACATCTATGCCTACATCCTGGAGTGCTGCTGATTTGTTTGACTACTGAAAAAGGGTTTTCCTTAGCAAGTGAATGTATTCTTCAGTCATTCACTACAGTATTATTCTGCGGTCTACCAGGTCAATGGCTACTACACAGCTCACCTGTGTATTTTGTGCCTCTTAAGGTGGCAAATGCCTGGACCTTTTAGCTTTCTTGAGCATGAACTAATGATGCAACAACATACAGCTGGCCAAGAAGCAGCCTGCCTGGTTACCTTTGGCCTCATAAGATGGGGAACTATGCACAAAATAGACTAATTCTTACATTCACCTGGGTGCAAATTAAAGATGACCATCTCTACTTCAACCTCATATTCATGGTTTCAATTCAAATGAAATGTATAACACCATATAGCATTAAGATACTAGGTGTCTTTGCCTCTTTTTCCACATACATTTCAAATTGTAATGCATGAATCAGTTCTGAAGCTTTAAAATCTGGCCTAACACATCGATCACTCAATCTGATCTACTCACAGAACCAACTGGTCACTTCAGTTGAAGGgtcacatacagacagagacacacacaacttaCCTAGAGTAAGGCCTGTGGCAGGTGCAGCAGTTCCTATAATGAAAAGTAAAATGGATACGAGTCTTAAAACAAATACCCAGGACTACAGAAAATGCAGGTTAACCTTCTCTAGCGGTGAAATGGTCAGCTTCACTTGCCACATTGTCTGGCAAGATATTTCAGCTGTCAAGCAACCGGATACAGGCATTTAGACTGTTTTGCTTATTAATTGGTTTGTATGTACCAACTGTAACCAGTTGAAGTAATAGCAATAAATTATCGTTGCTGACTGAATTCAGCAGAAGGACACACAATCTATCAAAGCATTTGTGTTGTCTTTCTATGGTGAATTGTTAGAAATGTTTTCCTTGATTCGGCTCTTCCTGTTTTAGAACTGTAATCACACAATCCAAATGGGCTTAAAGCATTTTTGTCGATGAAAGGgtcttttttttatacattttggTTTGCAAAACTGAGTGTACAGGTTAGGCTACAACCAAAAGTAGGCTACAGGTTTTTTCCTCCTCCCTAGGCAGTGTTTGACCAAATGCATTATGAAGCCTATTTAACTAGGTGACCCTAGTTGTAGGCATACTCATGGCACATTACTTGTATtgtttcttttaaaaacatttttttatgtatttatttttttacaggtGGCAGATGTCCATTTTCGATGTGCATCCAATGACAAAATGGCAATGTTTTTGCGATcacaaaataaagaaaacaaaagtTTTCGAGTGTGACTTGAAGTTGCTGTAGTAACATGTGCATTTAATTCTATCAATAATCAGTCAATGATCTCTTAGTGGCCTGGATATTTGCCTTTGT
Above is a window of Osmerus eperlanus unplaced genomic scaffold, fOsmEpe2.1 SCAFFOLD_314, whole genome shotgun sequence DNA encoding:
- the LOC134016049 gene encoding LOW QUALITY PROTEIN: nucleoporin p58/p45-like (The sequence of the model RefSeq protein was modified relative to this genomic sequence to represent the inferred CDS: inserted 1 base in 1 codon), which translates into the protein MCAPAANTGAFTLGGLGTAATTTTSSLGLGSSLFAQKPASGFSFGSPAAGTAAPATGLTLGAPAATTTTNNTFLGFGKPAASAAPFSLTASAPPTGLTLGTALTSTAPVPQASSTGFALTLGATPATSGTIPSGLTLGTTSGLGSNLFNTANAALGQPALGGLGLGALISTSTSSAPPASTSVGLGGIDLSSSEKNNKSSGARPEDSKALKDDNLPPLICQDVENFQKFVKEQKQVEEEISRMSSKAMLKVEDDIKSLKQLLSLSASSLQRNSLAINKLKMETAQELKNADIAIRTQKXPPGLQHENTAPSDYFRALIGQFEVQLQQYRQQIEELENHLTTQGSGHNITPQDLSLAMQKLYQTFVALAAQLQSVHENVKILKHQYLGYRKAFLEDSTDVFQSKRAASQKWQSAPRVTTGPTPFSSVPNAAAVAMAATLTQQQQPAP